Within the Chloroflexota bacterium genome, the region GCCAACGCTCGGCATGCGGAATCGCATCTGCCAAGCCTTGTACGCGACCGCCAATATCAGCAAGCCGACAATCGCCGCGAAGTACCTATGCCCCATATGCTCGATGTACGCCCTGCCCTCGGGGAACAGGCTGCCGCGGCATAGTGGCCAAGTACCGCACGAAGAGCCGTAGCCCGCGCCGACGATGTACGAACCCGACAGTATCAGCAAAAAGACCCCGACCAACGCCGCAATCAGCAGCCTGTTGACGCTCCGGGCGTCGTCAGTGTCAGGGACATCCGCGCTTGCAGCATTGCTAGTCGCAGTGTCCACAGATTCGGCATTCGCAGCGCCAACGCGCCAACTTACTATCACGGCGATTACCAGCGCGGCAACGGCACCTTCCGCGATGCCCAGGTGGAGCAGCCGCAGCCACCAGGCAAGGTGGGTCAGCACCGTCGCGCCCCCCAAAATTGCGGCGACGAACACTAATATCAGCGCGGTCAGGACGGAACGCTTGCCCCATCGGTTGCTGCGATAGCGCATCAGCACAACAATCATCGTCGCCAGCACCAACACGCCGAGCAGCGATGCCGAGAGCCTGTGGCTATACTCGAGGAGAGTGGCGAACTCGAAGGGGGGGATGATTTGCCCGTGGCAGAGGGGCCAGTCCGGACAGCCTAGCCCGGAGCCGGTAACGCGCACGATGCCGCCCAGAGTAACCTGCGCGAATGCGGCTACCAAAGAAGCCACCGCCAGCACACGAAAAATAAGGCGTCCTCCCCTGCCGTATTCTTCAGTCCGGGACATTGACGCTGCTTCGCCCTACCTAACATCCCGCTCGGCGATGCGAGGGGAGATATGAAGTCAAACCGCCTGTAAACCGAGAATGTGCATCTTTTCACGAATGCCATTCTGCAATGAATATAGCACACGCCTAGTTCAGCGTCAATTAGCCTTGACGCAGTTTGCGCGGCGGGGCTAAAATGTTCAATGTCGATGCGCCGCAATTGCAACGCACACCTCGCCATCCCACAGGCAGCGGCGCACAG harbors:
- a CDS encoding heme A synthase, yielding MSRTEEYGRGGRLIFRVLAVASLVAAFAQVTLGGIVRVTGSGLGCPDWPLCHGQIIPPFEFATLLEYSHRLSASLLGVLVLATMIVVLMRYRSNRWGKRSVLTALILVFVAAILGGATVLTHLAWWLRLLHLGIAEGAVAALVIAVIVSWRVGAANAESVDTATSNAASADVPDTDDARSVNRLLIAALVGVFLLILSGSYIVGAGYGSSCGTWPLCRGSLFPEGRAYIEHMGHRYFAAIVGLLILAVAYKAWQMRFRMPSVGWSGLLLAASFAAQILVGALTVWLGFTPEIKAIHLSMATLVWIALVFVAGLVYVPQRFTGSEQARGDDEIVVADGLSDGLIERA